A genomic region of Dyella humicola contains the following coding sequences:
- a CDS encoding SDR family NAD(P)-dependent oxidoreductase yields MSKTFLLTGSARGLGRSIAIAILDAGHQIIATARKPNKLDDLVARYGNRIFSVALDVTDFEAAQRAVKAGVERFGRLDVLINNAGFANVGAVEDMPMEAIQSQLNTNFIGSVHTIKAALPLFREQGAGQIIQISSIGARIATPGAAAYYASKWALSGFVESLAQEVKPLGIKVTAMEPGGMKTEFAEDSSLTIFPSQPAYDATAGATGKMMKSPDYLEYYADPERVAAVVMKISELDEPPVRLLLGGGNFDYANSFDEARMRSDNDWKWLTLEG; encoded by the coding sequence ATGAGCAAGACATTCCTTTTGACCGGGAGCGCCCGCGGGCTCGGTCGTAGTATTGCCATCGCCATCCTTGATGCCGGCCATCAAATCATCGCGACCGCGCGTAAACCGAACAAGCTAGACGATCTTGTCGCCCGATACGGTAATCGCATTTTTTCGGTGGCTCTCGACGTCACTGACTTCGAAGCGGCGCAGCGTGCAGTAAAAGCTGGAGTCGAAAGGTTCGGACGACTTGACGTCCTGATCAACAATGCCGGATTCGCCAACGTCGGGGCTGTCGAAGACATGCCCATGGAGGCGATTCAGTCGCAGCTCAACACAAACTTCATAGGTAGCGTGCACACCATCAAGGCGGCACTACCACTCTTTCGTGAGCAGGGCGCCGGACAGATCATCCAGATCTCTTCCATTGGAGCACGCATCGCCACTCCTGGCGCAGCGGCTTACTACGCCTCCAAGTGGGCATTGTCCGGCTTCGTGGAGTCGCTCGCGCAGGAAGTTAAACCGCTCGGTATCAAGGTAACCGCCATGGAGCCTGGCGGCATGAAGACTGAATTCGCCGAAGACTCTTCGCTAACAATCTTTCCCAGCCAACCCGCCTACGACGCAACAGCCGGGGCGACTGGCAAGATGATGAAGTCACCTGACTATCTTGAATATTATGCCGATCCCGAGCGGGTAGCTGCTGTGGTGATGAAGATCTCGGAGCTGGATGAGCCCCCGGTTCGACTGTTGCTCGGCGGAGGAAACTTTGACTATGCCAACTCATTCGACGAGGCCCGCATGCGATCTGACAATGACTGGAAGTGGCTAACGTTGGAGGGTTGA
- a CDS encoding DUF4386 domain-containing protein, with protein MTLKRTARIAGLWYLGFTLGPFYLLYVPSRTVVRNDAATTAARVLGHETLFRWGMLAETLGAVIFVGLGLALYRLFEGVDRHRARQLVALVLVSSSLGLVTVLFNAAALLVFRGGDPFAAFDDHTRATIGMLLIRMHGQANGINQMFWGLWLLPFGSLVVSSGFLPRWLGYWLLLDGVAWVALSVAYFLAPDYQDNLFLYLQPVFLAELAAMLWLLIIGAREGQSPAATQVRGPV; from the coding sequence ATGACGCTGAAGAGGACGGCACGTATCGCCGGTCTATGGTATCTGGGCTTCACCCTGGGGCCGTTCTACCTACTCTATGTCCCGTCGCGGACGGTCGTGCGCAATGACGCTGCTACTACTGCGGCCCGTGTTCTCGGCCACGAGACACTGTTCCGCTGGGGCATGCTCGCCGAGACGCTGGGCGCGGTCATTTTCGTCGGACTGGGCTTGGCGCTCTATCGCCTTTTTGAAGGTGTGGACCGCCACCGCGCACGACAACTGGTTGCCCTGGTACTCGTGTCGTCTTCCCTCGGCCTGGTGACGGTGCTTTTCAATGCGGCCGCGCTCCTCGTTTTTCGCGGTGGTGATCCCTTCGCAGCCTTCGACGACCACACGCGCGCGACTATCGGGATGCTCCTGATCCGGATGCATGGGCAAGCGAATGGCATCAACCAAATGTTCTGGGGATTGTGGCTGTTGCCTTTTGGATCGCTGGTCGTGAGCTCAGGCTTCTTGCCGCGTTGGCTCGGCTACTGGCTCCTGCTTGACGGTGTCGCCTGGGTGGCCTTGAGTGTGGCCTACTTCCTCGCTCCGGATTACCAGGACAATCTCTTCCTCTACCTCCAGCCGGTGTTCCTGGCCGAGCTCGCCGCCATGCTCTGGCTCCTGATCATCGGTGCGAGGGAAGGGCAGAGCCCTGCCGCAACTCAGGTAAGGGGGCCTGTATGA
- a CDS encoding DUF1801 domain-containing protein, whose protein sequence is MSIDEQIKAYFAALPGPKRSDMQELHRIILNVMPKCRLWFLDGKDESGKTVSNPNVGYGTQTIKYANGNTREFYQIGISANTTGISVYILGIEDRKYLAQAYGKDLGKAKITGYCIKFKALSDVRIETLKAAIRYGIDQTAH, encoded by the coding sequence ATGAGCATTGATGAACAAATCAAAGCATATTTCGCCGCTCTGCCTGGACCAAAGCGCAGCGATATGCAGGAGTTGCACCGCATTATTCTGAATGTCATGCCGAAGTGCAGACTGTGGTTCCTGGATGGCAAGGACGAATCAGGTAAAACCGTTTCCAACCCAAACGTCGGGTATGGAACCCAGACGATTAAGTACGCCAACGGCAATACCAGGGAGTTCTACCAGATCGGCATCAGCGCAAACACAACGGGAATTTCCGTCTACATTCTTGGCATCGAAGACAGGAAATACCTGGCGCAGGCGTATGGAAAGGACCTCGGTAAGGCAAAAATAACTGGGTATTGCATCAAGTTCAAAGCGCTCAGCGATGTAAGGATAGAGACGCTCAAAGCAGCCATACGATATGGCATTGATCAGACAGCCCACTAG
- a CDS encoding zinc ribbon domain-containing protein, whose amino-acid sequence MSYEYSGESKRMDFPNPFYVENWFLLAATASLILGSLVLLLLSRGNMAGGHGVQSALPLILGLGLLLSGLRQGQRLLVQLRFFFGRSQPVGLAAEIAADATGTSPLADELKETLRQNALKYPEPKGPLNGLLYAWIPELIYAPLPVQRIAQRQFQTGVAITVTLISFLVAWIGFSDSQAASWMGMFYFGFSVFLLLRPLEDGAGARADVGIRGLMTLIIVAIFGPIVLPLFSHGLPDVGWLSLEGQTLFLLLASLGSVALYFVALMNQMSGPPTTNMAREQTSLSINCHPKQLMDELDRTLQDSWVERIPNRRYSRVLPLVGDGTGTFSAELVEETQPLPASDQRRLDILEAFASPRFRWIAWLDVTGVSLLVLATAWLVTFGARLQPAAVEPRLFSLATLGLAMLTLGHYCLRAGHVLWSRFDFTSRVIWVEMQGNYQSARMDFGNTFSDRVRTEKQIINIETMTLRVWAAELDSVIFGKGTPRKITGLRGTPGFAKQMVAHLTQFANDQSIVVAPTSQRDLQKGAMLGALNQVGGAVPSGALPPAMLQTVRAAATAAISPRMAQTLAINCSNCQSPIEEGDRFCGACGTAQ is encoded by the coding sequence ATGTCCTATGAATACAGCGGTGAAAGTAAGCGGATGGACTTTCCCAATCCGTTCTACGTCGAGAACTGGTTCCTACTGGCCGCGACCGCCTCGCTAATTCTTGGCAGCCTCGTCCTGCTGTTGCTGAGCCGCGGAAATATGGCCGGTGGTCATGGTGTGCAGAGCGCGTTGCCCTTGATTCTCGGATTGGGGCTTCTGCTATCCGGACTACGCCAGGGACAAAGGCTGCTCGTGCAGTTGCGCTTTTTCTTTGGTCGAAGTCAGCCTGTGGGACTCGCGGCGGAAATCGCGGCCGATGCAACCGGGACCAGTCCGCTGGCAGACGAGCTGAAGGAGACGCTGCGCCAGAACGCCCTTAAATACCCTGAACCTAAGGGTCCACTGAACGGGCTGCTTTACGCGTGGATACCCGAGCTCATCTATGCACCGCTCCCGGTGCAGCGCATCGCTCAACGCCAGTTTCAGACGGGTGTCGCTATTACGGTAACTCTCATCTCATTCCTCGTCGCATGGATCGGATTCTCCGATTCCCAAGCGGCGTCATGGATGGGTATGTTCTATTTCGGCTTTAGCGTATTTCTTTTGCTGCGGCCTCTCGAGGACGGGGCGGGTGCCCGCGCAGACGTAGGCATCCGTGGCCTTATGACGCTGATCATAGTGGCAATCTTCGGGCCAATCGTGCTTCCACTGTTCTCGCACGGCTTGCCAGATGTCGGCTGGCTTTCACTTGAGGGTCAGACCCTGTTTCTCCTGCTCGCTTCGCTGGGTAGCGTCGCCCTGTATTTCGTCGCCCTCATGAACCAGATGAGCGGCCCTCCGACGACCAACATGGCGCGCGAGCAGACGAGTCTTTCGATCAACTGCCATCCCAAACAGCTTATGGACGAGCTTGATCGTACGCTCCAAGACAGCTGGGTCGAGCGCATCCCCAATCGTCGCTACTCACGTGTACTGCCGCTGGTCGGAGACGGCACTGGCACCTTTAGTGCTGAACTGGTCGAAGAGACGCAGCCCCTGCCGGCGAGCGACCAGCGTCGCCTCGACATCCTGGAAGCCTTCGCCTCGCCACGGTTTCGCTGGATCGCATGGCTTGATGTGACGGGCGTGTCGTTGCTGGTTCTGGCCACCGCGTGGCTTGTCACGTTTGGTGCGCGCCTTCAACCAGCGGCGGTTGAGCCCCGGTTGTTTTCCCTGGCCACCCTCGGCCTTGCCATGCTCACGCTCGGACACTATTGCCTGCGTGCTGGCCATGTCCTTTGGAGCCGCTTTGACTTCACGTCACGCGTCATCTGGGTAGAGATGCAAGGCAACTATCAGTCTGCTCGAATGGACTTTGGCAATACGTTCAGTGATCGAGTGAGGACGGAAAAGCAAATCATCAACATCGAGACGATGACGCTGCGGGTCTGGGCAGCCGAGCTGGACAGCGTGATTTTTGGCAAGGGTACGCCACGCAAGATCACCGGCCTGCGTGGCACACCAGGATTCGCCAAGCAAATGGTGGCGCATCTCACGCAGTTCGCCAATGATCAAAGCATTGTCGTCGCGCCCACCTCGCAGAGGGACCTGCAGAAGGGCGCGATGCTCGGAGCACTCAATCAAGTAGGCGGGGCGGTTCCAAGTGGAGCGTTGCCACCGGCTATGCTGCAGACGGTCCGCGCAGCAGCCACAGCTGCCATTTCGCCGAGAATGGCCCAGACCCTAGCTATCAACTGCTCCAACTGCCAGTCACCAATAGAGGAAGGTGATCGCTTCTGTGGCGCATGCGGTACGGCGCAGTAG
- a CDS encoding glycine zipper domain-containing protein: MSTSSCSFKTVSLLVCSVTLALVSGCAQMPAQNTTAGSNSTSYGSVAPVQQTSSPCNAGAAVAIGALAGALLGKGKGHIVGAVVGAGVGALACTAYNYHSKKVRDAQAVEAEYIQQRGALPASNTVTSYKSSLDPGGTVQAGSPVELTSNIVVVNGTHDTQPQLAETLTLLTPDGKQAFTVTKPAMENQTGEYQTNFTLNLPKGIQNGKYIVRSSLTMNNHPVETNDMPILIVS, encoded by the coding sequence ATGAGTACGAGTAGTTGCAGCTTTAAGACCGTCAGCCTGCTTGTCTGCAGCGTGACGTTGGCCTTGGTCTCCGGTTGTGCGCAGATGCCGGCCCAGAACACAACAGCGGGCAGTAATAGCACGAGCTACGGCAGCGTTGCTCCGGTCCAGCAAACATCATCGCCTTGCAACGCGGGTGCAGCCGTGGCGATCGGTGCCTTGGCCGGCGCCCTACTCGGCAAGGGTAAAGGGCATATCGTGGGCGCGGTGGTCGGCGCGGGAGTGGGCGCACTGGCATGCACGGCGTACAACTACCACAGCAAGAAGGTGCGGGACGCGCAGGCTGTCGAGGCCGAATACATCCAGCAGCGCGGTGCATTGCCGGCGAGTAACACTGTCACCTCGTATAAGAGTTCGCTAGATCCGGGTGGCACCGTGCAGGCCGGCAGCCCTGTAGAGCTGACCTCGAACATTGTCGTCGTCAATGGTACCCACGACACGCAGCCTCAACTTGCCGAGACTCTCACGCTGCTGACTCCCGACGGCAAGCAGGCATTCACCGTCACCAAACCGGCGATGGAGAATCAGACTGGCGAGTACCAGACCAACTTCACGCTCAATCTGCCGAAGGGCATTCAGAACGGGAAGTACATCGTCCGGTCGTCGTTGACGATGAATAACCATCCGGTGGAAACAAACGACATGCCGATCCTGATCGTCAGCTAA
- a CDS encoding zinc ribbon domain-containing protein — protein MMTEKTVNNIGLLVRSFEGLRNGRAFLLLSCGVVAGGTLIAAAGNAAQTVGWLGGLLVAVIALVVYLAGINGAGLLLVDQADNRPGRGVGAAFMGGLHATVTVFLALTLLTLGVVVIEVALYLLSLLAHVPGIGPVFAFLFAGPSAVVLAFCYGLLVIGVPLLLVAVWRGESALGALGRAIDIVLKRPLEALLNFLLLGLIVAPVAVFVIGLFTFTSTTTVAIYAGRGSMFGGGNPYSAFDGFGGGLMATAMDSLQRAGAATASVGFVMLILIALFVLVGMFGYVMVYDSLGAGIDSRAEGRLRGGVSQLKKKMEQHRPQATPAPVPAENCMRCGTRRAPDDQFCGECGQPA, from the coding sequence TTGATGACAGAAAAGACTGTGAACAATATTGGCCTGCTCGTACGCAGTTTCGAAGGCTTGAGAAACGGGCGTGCGTTTCTCTTGCTAAGCTGCGGCGTCGTTGCCGGCGGTACGCTGATCGCGGCGGCTGGTAATGCAGCGCAAACAGTTGGCTGGCTGGGTGGGCTGTTGGTGGCGGTTATCGCCCTAGTGGTCTATCTGGCGGGCATCAATGGTGCGGGCTTGCTGTTGGTAGATCAAGCAGATAATCGTCCGGGCCGGGGCGTGGGCGCTGCCTTCATGGGTGGGTTGCACGCCACCGTGACCGTGTTCCTTGCACTTACACTGCTGACCCTGGGCGTGGTCGTGATCGAAGTCGCGCTGTATCTGCTGTCGTTGCTTGCACACGTACCGGGCATCGGTCCCGTGTTCGCTTTCCTGTTTGCTGGACCGAGTGCTGTCGTGCTCGCCTTCTGTTACGGCCTTTTGGTCATCGGAGTGCCGCTGCTCTTGGTGGCTGTTTGGCGTGGGGAGAGTGCGTTGGGAGCTCTCGGCCGCGCTATAGATATAGTCCTGAAGCGTCCGCTTGAGGCACTGCTCAATTTCCTCTTGCTGGGTCTAATCGTGGCACCCGTGGCGGTCTTCGTGATAGGCCTGTTCACGTTCACGTCGACGACTACCGTTGCGATATACGCGGGCCGGGGCTCAATGTTTGGGGGCGGCAATCCGTATAGCGCCTTTGATGGCTTCGGTGGCGGTCTAATGGCCACGGCGATGGACAGCCTGCAGCGCGCGGGTGCGGCTACCGCGTCGGTTGGATTTGTCATGCTTATCTTGATCGCGCTCTTTGTATTGGTCGGTATGTTCGGCTATGTAATGGTCTATGACTCGCTTGGCGCAGGCATCGATTCGCGTGCCGAAGGGCGTCTGCGTGGCGGCGTATCGCAGCTCAAGAAAAAGATGGAACAGCATCGACCACAGGCAACGCCTGCTCCAGTACCGGCGGAGAATTGCATGCGCTGCGGAACGAGGCGAGCGCCGGACGACCAGTTCTGCGGCGAGTGCGGTCAGCCAGCTTGA
- a CDS encoding methyltransferase domain-containing protein gives MRSIAHILTTELFGESIALPDLPMRKDLSGVGMSCWEGYATPLAERLNFTNTFYHQEPRLDITDISDANVGQYDFITSTDVFEHVAPPVRRAFVNARRLLKVGGVFVFSVPYDRPGKWWAQTIERFPDLHEYEVVHSDGHSYLKNTTRRGKVQVFNELVFHGGEGATLEMRLFSERSLLREFLKAGFNRIFIYRQPYLPYGLYWKNDKSISMAARVVLDSNTRKPLRPAITFI, from the coding sequence ATGCGATCGATTGCACACATCCTCACGACGGAGCTTTTCGGCGAAAGCATCGCCCTGCCTGACCTTCCGATGCGAAAGGATCTGAGTGGCGTCGGCATGAGCTGCTGGGAAGGCTACGCCACCCCTCTGGCTGAACGCCTCAACTTCACCAATACGTTCTACCACCAGGAGCCGAGGCTCGACATCACAGACATCTCTGACGCGAATGTCGGCCAGTACGACTTCATCACATCGACAGATGTGTTCGAACATGTGGCCCCGCCGGTGAGACGGGCATTCGTAAATGCTCGCCGCCTGTTAAAGGTTGGTGGCGTTTTCGTGTTCTCCGTGCCCTACGATCGCCCTGGAAAATGGTGGGCGCAAACGATCGAACGTTTCCCAGACCTTCATGAATATGAGGTCGTCCATAGTGACGGCCATTCCTATCTGAAGAACACAACGAGACGTGGAAAGGTTCAGGTATTCAACGAACTTGTCTTTCACGGCGGCGAGGGCGCTACCCTGGAGATGAGGTTGTTTTCTGAGCGGTCCCTGCTACGAGAATTCTTGAAGGCGGGCTTCAATCGAATCTTTATCTATCGCCAACCGTATCTCCCTTACGGCTTGTACTGGAAGAACGACAAATCAATCTCCATGGCGGCGCGTGTCGTGCTCGATTCGAATACGAGAAAGCCCCTACGCCCAGCTATCACTTTCATCTAG
- a CDS encoding oxidative damage protection protein has product MSRIVHCAKLGLDAEGLDFAPWPGPLGQRIYAEISKQAWQQWLAHQTMLLNEYRLNPLDPKSRQFLSEEMEKFLFGGDVKQPEGYVAPDSES; this is encoded by the coding sequence ATGAGTCGTATCGTTCACTGCGCCAAACTGGGTCTCGATGCCGAAGGCCTAGATTTCGCCCCCTGGCCCGGCCCGCTCGGCCAGCGCATCTACGCCGAGATTTCCAAGCAGGCGTGGCAACAATGGCTGGCCCACCAGACCATGCTGCTCAACGAATACCGCCTCAACCCGCTCGATCCCAAGTCGCGCCAGTTCCTGAGCGAGGAAATGGAGAAATTCCTGTTCGGCGGCGACGTGAAACAGCCCGAAGGCTACGTCGCCCCCGACTCAGAGTCTTGA
- the mutY gene encoding A/G-specific adenine glycosylase has translation MNPFASALLAWFDRHGRKDLPWQHPRDAYRVWLSEVMLQQTQVVTVIPYFQRFVSALPGLRDLAAADEDTVLALWSGLGYYRRARFLQRAAQICVEQHGGELPRDFDALAALPGIGRSTAGAILAQAHGLRFPILDGNVKRVLTRYLGIHGHPGQSAVEKVLWQHADALTPAERTADFTQAIMDLGATLCVRTRPQCDSCPFSDSCVAKREGLTAQLPSAKPSKAIPTRDTVMLILRDAKGRVLLERRGPQGVWSGLWSLPEASDHDGAWRAAQSFAHIDDAQALPPFVHVFSHYRLQIEPLLFDEAAAHRGIADNPTLRWCDAGERAALGLPAPVRSLLLGL, from the coding sequence ATGAATCCCTTTGCCTCCGCGCTGCTGGCCTGGTTCGATCGCCACGGCCGCAAGGATTTGCCATGGCAGCACCCGCGCGATGCGTATCGTGTGTGGCTGTCCGAGGTAATGCTGCAGCAGACGCAGGTGGTCACCGTCATCCCCTACTTTCAGCGTTTTGTCTCCGCGCTGCCCGGCCTGCGCGACCTGGCTGCCGCCGACGAAGACACCGTGCTGGCGTTGTGGTCAGGTCTTGGCTATTACCGCCGTGCCCGCTTCCTGCAGCGCGCCGCGCAGATCTGCGTTGAGCAACATGGCGGCGAACTGCCGCGTGATTTCGACGCGCTCGCCGCCCTGCCCGGCATTGGCCGCTCCACCGCCGGCGCGATCCTGGCGCAGGCACATGGACTGCGCTTCCCGATACTCGACGGCAATGTGAAGCGCGTGCTGACGCGCTACCTCGGCATCCACGGCCATCCAGGACAAAGCGCGGTGGAGAAAGTGCTGTGGCAACACGCCGATGCACTCACGCCGGCAGAGCGCACGGCCGATTTCACCCAAGCGATCATGGATCTCGGTGCGACCCTGTGTGTACGTACACGTCCGCAATGCGACAGCTGCCCGTTCAGCGATAGCTGCGTGGCAAAGCGCGAAGGACTGACCGCGCAATTGCCCAGCGCCAAACCGTCTAAGGCGATACCCACGCGCGACACGGTGATGTTGATCCTGCGCGACGCGAAAGGTCGCGTGCTGCTGGAGCGACGTGGCCCGCAAGGCGTGTGGTCGGGATTGTGGAGCCTGCCCGAGGCCAGCGATCACGATGGCGCCTGGCGCGCGGCGCAATCTTTTGCGCACATCGATGACGCGCAGGCCCTGCCGCCCTTCGTGCACGTATTCAGTCACTACCGCCTGCAAATCGAACCGCTGTTGTTCGATGAGGCAGCAGCCCACCGTGGGATCGCCGATAATCCCACCCTGCGCTGGTGCGATGCCGGCGAACGCGCCGCCCTAGGCCTGCCTGCCCCCGTGCGCAGCCTGTTGCTCGGCCTTTAA
- a CDS encoding AsmA family protein has protein sequence MPRWLRLTLLIASSATLLLVAVALTAVHLLLQPERITAVLQTQARAAGLELNLASPATPALFPRPALELQGITLSAQGANMPILLAARGTLALTWRTLLGKETVISQMAIDSPRVDLDALQSWLAHLPSGPASAPTEIPRIDAGVRITRGSLVRGNELLLGDVELETGQLAANQPFPLTISAKDAQGIPTQLRLSLTPSIKNGALQLDNIALRLSHSTTLTLQLAGEARWRGAADASALLSGKLDHADSGQYVTAIELMPANENSPLMLGLKLDGPNNHADLRLPPLALADWWAELDHDDGPTLAVPPGSGHAEIARIDTGNITIEGLTIRAGSDVPASAASVAAPAPTAPTKAAPAKAAPARPAPAKPTPVSTSP, from the coding sequence GTGCCGCGCTGGCTCCGCCTGACCTTGCTGATTGCCAGCAGCGCCACGCTGCTGCTGGTCGCGGTGGCGCTGACCGCCGTGCACCTGCTGCTGCAGCCCGAACGCATCACCGCGGTGTTGCAAACACAGGCACGCGCTGCCGGCCTGGAACTCAACCTGGCCAGCCCGGCCACCCCCGCGCTGTTCCCGCGCCCGGCACTTGAACTCCAGGGCATCACGCTCAGCGCCCAGGGCGCGAACATGCCGATCCTGCTGGCTGCGCGCGGCACGCTGGCGCTGACATGGCGCACGTTGCTCGGCAAAGAAACCGTCATTTCGCAGATGGCCATCGATTCGCCTCGCGTCGACCTCGATGCGCTGCAATCCTGGCTGGCCCATCTGCCATCCGGCCCGGCCAGCGCGCCGACTGAGATTCCGCGCATCGACGCCGGCGTACGCATCACGCGCGGCAGCCTCGTGCGCGGCAACGAACTGCTGCTCGGCGACGTGGAGCTTGAAACCGGCCAACTGGCGGCCAACCAGCCCTTCCCGCTCACGATCTCGGCCAAGGACGCGCAAGGCATACCCACCCAGCTGCGCCTGTCACTGACACCGAGCATCAAGAATGGCGCACTGCAGTTGGACAACATCGCGCTGCGCCTCTCCCACAGCACTACGCTGACCTTGCAGCTTGCAGGTGAAGCGCGCTGGCGCGGTGCCGCCGACGCTTCGGCGCTTTTGTCGGGCAAGCTCGATCATGCCGACAGCGGCCAATACGTCACCGCGATCGAATTGATGCCGGCCAATGAAAACAGCCCGCTGATGCTGGGACTGAAGCTCGATGGCCCGAACAATCACGCCGATCTGCGCCTGCCACCGCTGGCACTCGCCGATTGGTGGGCGGAGCTCGACCATGACGACGGTCCGACGCTGGCCGTGCCGCCCGGCAGCGGCCATGCCGAAATCGCCAGAATCGATACCGGCAATATCACCATCGAAGGCTTGACCATCCGGGCCGGCTCCGATGTGCCGGCCAGCGCGGCCAGCGTCGCAGCTCCCGCACCGACGGCACCGACAAAAGCCGCGCCAGCGAAAGCTGCACCTGCCAGGCCCGCACCCGCAAAGCCCACGCCCGTCAGCACATCGCCATGA
- the ftsY gene encoding signal recognition particle-docking protein FtsY, protein MLKFWKKKPAETPSGQPAAATTESAPAEQLAHDTDAFSLDNTASTLGEALAETPPPAAAPAEDEAFERAAIAEAAPAKRSWRERLSGSSFAKGLSSLFNRHPKLDDDLLDELETTLITADVGIEASTNLVEDLRKRMHKREFADATALLSALRQSLISLLKPVETPLTVTGRQPFVILTVGINGAGKTTTIGKLARRYRDDGHQVILAAGDTFRAAAVEQLKTWGERNKVPVISQGQDADSASVIFDALQAARSRGANVLIADTAGRLHTQGGLMDELGKIARVLKKLDADAPHEVLMVIDGTTGQNAVNQVRQFRQIVGVTGLVVTKLDGTAKGGVVFALAREFGLPIRYVGLGETATDLRVFEAEAYVDGLLPSSLGQG, encoded by the coding sequence ATGCTCAAGTTCTGGAAGAAGAAACCCGCAGAAACGCCCTCGGGCCAGCCTGCCGCAGCCACTACGGAATCCGCTCCGGCGGAACAGCTTGCGCACGATACCGACGCCTTCTCGCTGGACAACACCGCATCCACCCTGGGCGAAGCACTGGCCGAAACGCCACCGCCCGCGGCCGCTCCGGCCGAAGACGAGGCCTTTGAGCGGGCCGCCATTGCCGAGGCCGCACCGGCCAAGCGCAGCTGGCGCGAGCGACTTTCCGGCAGCTCGTTCGCCAAGGGCCTGTCGTCGCTGTTCAACCGTCACCCCAAGCTCGATGACGACCTGCTCGACGAGCTCGAAACCACGCTGATCACGGCCGATGTCGGCATCGAGGCCAGCACGAACCTGGTCGAGGATCTGCGCAAGCGCATGCACAAGCGCGAGTTCGCCGATGCCACCGCCTTGCTGTCCGCCCTGCGGCAGTCGCTGATCAGCTTGCTCAAGCCGGTGGAAACGCCGCTGACTGTCACCGGCCGCCAGCCGTTCGTGATCCTTACCGTCGGCATCAATGGCGCGGGCAAGACCACGACCATCGGCAAGCTCGCCCGCCGCTATCGCGACGATGGCCACCAGGTGATCCTCGCCGCTGGCGACACCTTCCGCGCCGCCGCCGTAGAGCAGCTCAAGACCTGGGGCGAACGCAACAAGGTGCCGGTGATTTCGCAGGGCCAGGATGCCGACTCCGCCAGCGTGATCTTCGATGCGCTGCAGGCCGCACGCTCGCGCGGCGCCAATGTGCTGATCGCCGATACCGCCGGTCGCCTGCATACGCAAGGCGGCCTGATGGACGAGCTGGGCAAGATTGCCCGCGTGCTGAAGAAACTCGACGCCGACGCACCCCATGAAGTGCTGATGGTGATCGACGGCACCACCGGCCAGAACGCGGTGAACCAGGTGCGCCAGTTCCGCCAGATCGTTGGCGTCACCGGCCTGGTCGTGACCAAGCTCGACGGCACCGCCAAAGGCGGCGTGGTGTTTGCGCTGGCTCGTGAGTTTGGGCTGCCGATTCGCTATGTGGGCCTGGGTGAAACCGCCACCGACCTGCGCGTGTTCGAAGCCGAGGCTTATGTCGATGGCTTGCTGCCGTCCAGCCTGGGCCAGGGCTGA
- the rsmD gene encoding 16S rRNA (guanine(966)-N(2))-methyltransferase RsmD, translating into MAANVRGASGRIRIIGGQLRNSRLDVPDLPGLRPTAERVRETLFNWLSPVIAGARCLDLCAGTGALGIEALSRGAASVQFVERDLRAAQALRDNLTRLKAQGGQVAGVDALAYLQGPPQPYELVFLDPPFAQDLWAAMAQRLEQGGWLTAGAWIYVESPRPVAPVLPIQWNPHREGVAGEVRYALYRRVLAAA; encoded by the coding sequence ATGGCTGCCAACGTAAGGGGCGCCTCCGGGCGCATCCGCATCATTGGCGGCCAGTTGCGTAATTCGCGCCTTGATGTGCCGGATCTGCCCGGCCTGAGGCCAACCGCCGAGCGCGTACGCGAGACCCTGTTCAACTGGCTGTCGCCAGTGATTGCCGGTGCGCGTTGCCTTGATCTGTGCGCGGGCACGGGCGCGCTTGGTATCGAGGCTTTGTCGCGTGGCGCGGCCAGCGTGCAGTTCGTCGAGCGTGACCTGCGTGCGGCACAGGCGCTGCGAGACAACCTGACGCGGCTCAAGGCGCAGGGCGGGCAGGTGGCTGGCGTCGATGCGCTGGCGTACCTGCAAGGGCCGCCGCAGCCCTACGAGCTGGTGTTTCTGGATCCGCCGTTCGCGCAAGACCTGTGGGCGGCGATGGCGCAGCGGTTGGAGCAGGGAGGCTGGCTGACTGCCGGTGCGTGGATTTATGTCGAATCGCCGCGGCCCGTGGCGCCCGTGCTGCCGATCCAGTGGAACCCGCACCGGGAAGGTGTGGCTGGCGAAGTGCGTTACGCGCTCTATCGGCGGGTTCTGGCGGCTGCCTGA